The Micromonospora sp. NBC_00421 DNA window GCCGGGGCGAACGCCGTCATGCGGTTGCCGGTCGACCGGATCGAGGTGGCAGGGCTGCTCGCGGCGGTCGAACCGTCGTTCGGGCACTGGACGGCCCTCGCCGACCCGGGGATGCTCGCCACCATCGTCACGTTCGCCCTGATCGCCTCGGCGGAGAGTCTGTTCAGCGCGGCGGCGATCGACCGGATGCACCAAGGGCCACGCACCGACTTCGACCGGGAACTCGTCGCCCAGGGCACCGGCAACACCGTCTGCGGCCTGCTCGGCGCGTTGCCGATGACAGCCGTCATCGTGCGCAGCTCCGCCAACGTACGGGCCGGCGCGCGGACGAAGGCGTCCCGGGTGCTGCACGGGGTGTGGCTGCTGCTCTTCGTCGCCGCGGTGCCCGGCCTGGTCGGGCTGATCCCGATGCCCGCGCTCGCCGCCGTGCTGGTGCACGCCGGTTGCAAGCTGCTGCCGTGGCGGGCTCTGCCCGAGCTGTGGCGGGAGCACCGGGGCGAGGCGGTGGTGCTTGTGGTGACCGCCGCCGCGATCCTCGGCACCGATCTGTTCACCGGCGTGCTCGTCGGTCTCGGCCTGGCCGTGGTGAAGACCGCCTGGGAGACGTCCCACGTGCGGGTCACCGTCCACGACGACGCCGACCCGGTGCACGTGACGATCACCGGAAACGCCACCTTCCTGCGGCTGCCCACCATCCTCACCACCCTCGACGGGCTGCCCGACGACCGGGGGGTACGGCTGGACCTGGGCGGCCTGCGGCACGTCGACCACGCCTGCCGGACCGCCCTGGACACCTGGATCGAGACCCAGAACCGCAACGCAGACGTCGGCGTACAGGTCGTCGCCCCACGACCGGCGCAGGACGACCGGTCCCTGCCGGTCCCGGCCACCGACTGACCAACCGTCGTGAACCCCGTGCCACCCGGGTTCACCGGCCTGCCGGGCTGCTCGCCGACCTGCGGGGGATCGCCCGGGTCTGCCGGCAGGAGTCCCGGGTACGGCCGAGGGAAGGGACCAGCCGGTCCCGGCGGTCCCGGCGGAGAGGACCGGGGAGATCCGCCTAGCACCGTCGGAGACGCCTCCCGACCCACCGGCATTCCGGCATTCCGGCGTTCCGACCCACCGTCATTCCGGCCTCCCGGCACACGGGCGAACCGGCACACGGGCGAGTCGGCACACGGGCGCACCGGCACACCTGACGAAGGTGGGGGTGGGTCGCCGCCGATCGGCAGCGTCGGCACCCGCCCGCAGACGCCTAGCGTCCACACATGATCACATTACGCGGCTTGACGAAGCGGTTCGGGACGACGACTGCGGTCGACGGCCTGACCGCCGACATCGCCCCGGGCCGGGTCACCGGCTTCCTCGGCCCGAACGGCGCGGGCAAGTCCACCACCATGCGGATGGTCCTCGGCCTGGACCGGCCCACCGCCGGTCAGGCCCTGGTCGACGGCCGCCCCTACCGGGAACTTCGGCACCCGTTGTACGAGGTGGGTGCGCTGCTCGACGCACGGGCGATCCACCCGGCCCGCACCGGCCGGGCACACCTGTTGGCGATGGCCCGCAGCAACGGCATCCCGGCCCGCCGGGTCGACGCGGTCCTCGCCGTGGCCGGGCTGGACGACCGGGCGGCCCGGAAGCCGGGCCGTACCCTCTCGCTCGGCATGGCGCAGCGGCTCGGCATCGCCGGCGCGCTGCTCGGCGACCCGCCGGTGCTGATGTTCGACGAACCGGTCAACGGCCTCGACCCGGACGGGGTGCGCTGGATCCGGGAGCTGACCCGCTCGCTCGCCGCCGAGGGGCGCACCGTGCTGGTCTCCAGCCACCTGATGAGCGAGATGGAGCTGACCGCGACCCAACTCGTGGTGATCGGTCGGGGCCGGCTGATCGCCGACGCACCGATCGGCGACCTGCTCGCCGCCGCCACCGCGTCGGTACGGGTACGCGGGCCACGGCCGGACGGGTTGGCCGCGCTGGCCGCCCGACTCACCGCGGACGGTGCCACGGTGACCCCGCAGGGGCCGGACGGGCTGACCGTCACCGGCGCCGCCACGGCCCACATCGGCGACCTGGCGTACGTGCTGGGTGTGCCGCTGCACGAGCTGACCACGATCACCGCCACCCTGGAGGAGACGTTCATGGCGCTGACCGCCGACTCGGTCGAGTACGCCGGAGGCGGTGCCAGGTGAGCACCCCGTCCCCGGTACGACCGGCAGCCGTCCCCACCGGCCGGGGTGGCCTCGTCGGTGCGGTCACCGCCGAGTGGACCCGGCTGTGGTCGGTGCGGGCCACCTGGTGGACCATGCTGGCCGCAGTGCTGCTGACCGCCGCCTCCACCGCCCAACTCGCCATCTACGTCGTCAACGGCAACACCAGTGACGACCCCACCGACGACGTCGGGGTGGTGACCGTGGGCAGCGTCCTGATCGATGCGATGGAACTCACCCAGTACGCCGTGCTCGCCCTCGGCCTGCTCGCGATCACCGGCGAGTACGCCACCGGCACCATCAGGTCCACCCTCCAGTGCACCCCGTCGCGGGGGCGGGTGTTGCTGGCCAAGGCGGTGGTGACCGGTGCGGCCACGTTCGCCTTCGGACTGCTGCTCGGTCTGGTCGGGGTGCTGGCCGCCCGGCCACTGCTCGGCGGGTGGGGGCGGATGCCCGTCGGCCGTACGCTCGGCGACCTGCTGGCCACGGCGACGTACCTGGCGCTGGTGGGGGTGCTGGCGCTCGGGCTCGGTGCGGCGCTGCGCAGTGCGGTCCTGACCCTGGTGGTGCTCTTCGCGGTGCTGATGATCGTTCCGTTGTCGTTGCAGGAGCCGAAGATCGGCGTGCTCACCCGGATCGCCGACGGCTTTCCCGGCGTGGCCGGTGGGCACTTCCTGGCCGGGGACACCGACCCGTACCCACCGGTGGTGGGGTTGCTGCTGCTCGCCGGCTGGGCCGCCGTCGCCCTGGCACTCGGCCGGGCGGCGCTGCACCGCCGCGACGCCTGACGGTCACACGTCCGGACGCCGGCGACGCCGCGGCGCGTGCGGGGCCGGACAGTACGGCGCGTGCGGGGGCCGAACGGCGCGGCGCCGGCCGACGGCGCCCGGACCGGCCGACGGCGCCCGGGCCGGCCGACGGCGCCCGGACCGGCCGACGGCGCCCGGACCGGCCGACGGCGCCCGGACCGGCCGACGGCGCCCGGACCGGCCGACGGGGCGGGTCAGCCGGTCAGGCCCGCCTCGTAGGCGAGGATCGCCGCCTGCACCCGGTTGCGCACTTCCAGGCGGGTGAAGATGCTGGTCAGGTAGCCCTTCACGGTGCCCTCGGTGAGGTGCAGCCGGCGGGCGATCTCGGCGTTGGACAACCCCAACCCGACCAGGCCGAGCACCTCACGCTCCCGGTCGGTCAGGCTGGCCGTCCGGTCCCGGGCGGCCGGCACCCGGGCCAGCCGGTCGCCGTTGAGTTCGATGACCCGGCGGGCCACCTGCGGCGACAG harbors:
- a CDS encoding SulP family inorganic anion transporter, giving the protein MVRDDLPASLVVFLVALPLCVGIAVASGVPVELGLVTGVVGGLVVGLMPGSSLQVSGPAAGLTVLVAEAVDRYGLAGLGTIVLVAGLLQIGLGLLRLGRWFRAISVAVVHGMLTGIGLLLIAGQLHVLTGADPPPTGLAGLTGLPAMVTEVTGSGTAQVSLAVGAATLAVMFLWDTLPGRPGLVPGALIAVVTAAGANAVMRLPVDRIEVAGLLAAVEPSFGHWTALADPGMLATIVTFALIASAESLFSAAAIDRMHQGPRTDFDRELVAQGTGNTVCGLLGALPMTAVIVRSSANVRAGARTKASRVLHGVWLLLFVAAVPGLVGLIPMPALAAVLVHAGCKLLPWRALPELWREHRGEAVVLVVTAAAILGTDLFTGVLVGLGLAVVKTAWETSHVRVTVHDDADPVHVTITGNATFLRLPTILTTLDGLPDDRGVRLDLGGLRHVDHACRTALDTWIETQNRNADVGVQVVAPRPAQDDRSLPVPATD
- a CDS encoding ATP-binding cassette domain-containing protein, with protein sequence MITLRGLTKRFGTTTAVDGLTADIAPGRVTGFLGPNGAGKSTTMRMVLGLDRPTAGQALVDGRPYRELRHPLYEVGALLDARAIHPARTGRAHLLAMARSNGIPARRVDAVLAVAGLDDRAARKPGRTLSLGMAQRLGIAGALLGDPPVLMFDEPVNGLDPDGVRWIRELTRSLAAEGRTVLVSSHLMSEMELTATQLVVIGRGRLIADAPIGDLLAAATASVRVRGPRPDGLAALAARLTADGATVTPQGPDGLTVTGAATAHIGDLAYVLGVPLHELTTITATLEETFMALTADSVEYAGGGAR
- a CDS encoding ABC transporter permease subunit: MSTPSPVRPAAVPTGRGGLVGAVTAEWTRLWSVRATWWTMLAAVLLTAASTAQLAIYVVNGNTSDDPTDDVGVVTVGSVLIDAMELTQYAVLALGLLAITGEYATGTIRSTLQCTPSRGRVLLAKAVVTGAATFAFGLLLGLVGVLAARPLLGGWGRMPVGRTLGDLLATATYLALVGVLALGLGAALRSAVLTLVVLFAVLMIVPLSLQEPKIGVLTRIADGFPGVAGGHFLAGDTDPYPPVVGLLLLAGWAAVALALGRAALHRRDA